A genomic window from Streptomyces sp. NBC_00234 includes:
- a CDS encoding biotin--[acetyl-CoA-carboxylase] ligase, which yields MTPSDASHNRWSDLDRPPLNVAALRRGLLRPDSLWSSVDVVETTGSTNTDLAARVDTLAEGTVLVAEEQTAGRGRLDRTWSAPPRSGLFFSVYLTPGEVPVHRWGWLPLLAGVATATALAQSAGVDTALKWPNDLLVTIDGAERKAGGILAERAGEGVVIGIGLNVSLRADELPVPAAGSLVLAGAVSTDRETLLRAVLRGLEDWYGRWRAAEGDAAASGLQAAYAAGCATLDRTVRAELPGDRSVVGEAVAIDGDGRLVLSTGDGLQEPVSAGDIVHLFASPPGE from the coding sequence ATGACACCTTCCGATGCGTCACACAACCGCTGGTCGGACCTGGACCGGCCGCCCCTGAACGTCGCCGCGCTGCGTCGCGGACTGCTCCGGCCGGACTCGTTGTGGAGCTCGGTCGACGTGGTGGAGACGACCGGCTCGACCAACACCGATCTCGCCGCGCGCGTGGACACGTTGGCCGAGGGAACGGTGCTCGTCGCCGAGGAGCAGACGGCGGGACGCGGCAGACTCGACCGGACCTGGTCGGCGCCGCCTCGGTCGGGGCTGTTCTTCTCCGTCTACCTGACCCCCGGCGAGGTGCCCGTGCACCGCTGGGGATGGCTCCCGCTGCTCGCCGGGGTCGCTACGGCGACGGCCCTCGCGCAGTCGGCGGGCGTGGACACGGCACTGAAATGGCCCAATGACCTCCTGGTCACGATCGACGGCGCCGAACGCAAGGCCGGCGGCATCCTCGCCGAGCGCGCGGGGGAGGGCGTCGTCATCGGCATCGGCCTCAATGTCTCGCTGCGCGCGGACGAGCTTCCCGTCCCGGCGGCCGGTTCGCTCGTGCTGGCCGGAGCGGTGTCCACCGACCGGGAGACGCTCCTGCGGGCCGTCCTGCGGGGCCTGGAGGACTGGTACGGCAGGTGGCGCGCGGCGGAGGGCGACGCCGCGGCGAGCGGACTCCAGGCGGCGTACGCGGCGGGCTGCGCGACGCTGGACCGGACCGTGCGGGCGGAGCTGCCCGGCGACCGTTCCGTCGTCGGAGAGGCCGTCGCGATCGACGGGGACGGACGGCTCGTCCTGTCCACCGGCGACGGGCTCCAGGAGCCGGTGTCGGCGGGCGACATCGTGCATCTGTTCGCGAGCCCGCCCGGCGAGTGA
- a CDS encoding L,D-transpeptidase gives MEKRVMTDSKRRRGLMAASALLGGVLVLSACSDEGGNSPAPAAESSKKSQAQVDEAAAKETSEAQITIAPKNGATNASINKDAKVTVVKGKLTEVTMTTSAGQSVEGTLAADGTSWVPNGQLERSTTYKINATAKDAKGREAHENSSFTTVSPANSFIGNFTPEDGSTVGVGMPVSINFNKAITDRKAVQDGITVTTSSGQPVVGHWFNSQRLDLRPEDYWQGGSTVTLKLELDGVEGADGVFGVQQKTVTFKVGRNQVSTVDAQTKTMTVTQDGKTIKTIPISAGSSDNPTYNGAMVISEKFKETRMDGATVGFTDDDGKGEYDIKDVPHAMRLSTSGTFIHGNYWGAKSMFGSANTSHGCVGLADVKGAGDANQPAAWFYNNSMIGDVVIVKNSPDKTIAPDNGLNGWNMSWAEWQAGSAA, from the coding sequence ATGGAGAAGCGTGTGATGACGGACAGCAAGCGGCGCAGGGGCCTCATGGCCGCGTCCGCACTGCTCGGCGGCGTACTGGTGCTCTCGGCCTGTAGCGACGAAGGCGGCAACAGCCCCGCGCCGGCTGCGGAGAGCTCGAAGAAGTCGCAGGCACAGGTGGACGAAGCGGCGGCCAAGGAGACCTCGGAGGCGCAGATAACGATCGCGCCGAAGAACGGGGCCACCAACGCGAGCATCAACAAGGACGCCAAGGTCACCGTCGTCAAGGGCAAGCTGACCGAGGTCACCATGACCACGTCGGCCGGCCAGAGCGTCGAGGGCACCCTCGCCGCGGACGGCACGAGCTGGGTGCCCAACGGCCAGCTCGAACGCTCCACCACGTACAAGATCAACGCTACGGCCAAGGACGCCAAGGGCCGCGAGGCCCACGAGAACAGCTCCTTCACCACCGTGTCGCCCGCCAACAGCTTCATCGGCAACTTCACGCCCGAGGACGGCTCGACCGTCGGCGTCGGCATGCCGGTCTCGATCAACTTCAACAAGGCGATCACCGACCGGAAGGCCGTCCAGGACGGCATCACCGTCACGACCAGCAGCGGCCAGCCGGTCGTCGGCCACTGGTTCAACTCGCAGCGGCTCGACCTGCGCCCCGAGGACTACTGGCAGGGCGGCTCCACCGTCACGCTGAAGCTGGAGCTCGACGGCGTCGAGGGCGCCGACGGCGTCTTCGGTGTGCAGCAGAAGACGGTCACCTTCAAGGTCGGCCGCAACCAGGTCTCGACGGTCGACGCGCAGACGAAGACGATGACCGTCACCCAGGACGGCAAGACGATCAAGACCATCCCGATCTCCGCCGGTTCCTCGGACAACCCGACGTACAACGGCGCGATGGTGATCTCCGAGAAGTTCAAGGAGACCCGGATGGACGGCGCGACCGTCGGCTTCACCGACGACGACGGCAAGGGCGAGTACGACATCAAGGACGTGCCGCACGCCATGCGGCTCTCCACCTCGGGCACCTTCATCCACGGCAACTACTGGGGCGCCAAGTCGATGTTCGGCAGCGCCAACACCAGCCACGGCTGTGTGGGCCTCGCCGACGTGAAGGGCGCGGGCGACGCGAACCAGCCCGCCGCCTGGTTCTACAACAACTCCATGATCGGCGACGTGGTCATCGTCAAGAACTCCCCGGACAAGACCATCGCGCCGGACAACGGGCTCAACGGCTGGAACATGAGCTGGGCCGAGTGGCAGGCCGGCTCCGCCGCCTGA
- a CDS encoding adenylate/guanylate cyclase domain-containing protein codes for MTVDDTTSGAGEEPPSDSSVHATPHHEVDHTAEPTDDPLAIRLEQLILGADRRYTPFQAARTAGVSMDLASRFWRAMGFADIGQAKALTEADVLALRRLAGLVEAGLLSEPMAIQVARSTGQTTARLAEWQIDSFLEGLTEPPEPGMTRTEVTYPLVELLLPELEEFLVYVWRRQLAAATGRVVQAADDEEMVDRRLAVGFADLVGFTRLTRRLEEEALGELVESFETTAADLVAAHGGRLIKTLGDEVLFAADDAGTAAEIALRLVEAMAQNESMPALRVGIAFGTVTTRMGDVFGTTVNLASRLTSIAPKDAVLVDGAFAKELTRTGDAPASEAQAAEEAAAAAERARLAEKEGRESDEPAPPRYRFGLQPMWQRPVRGLGVVEPWLLARRSTPGSG; via the coding sequence GTGACCGTCGACGACACGACGTCCGGCGCGGGCGAGGAGCCCCCGTCGGACTCCTCGGTCCACGCGACACCGCATCACGAAGTCGATCACACGGCGGAGCCGACCGACGACCCGCTCGCGATCCGGCTGGAACAGCTGATCCTGGGGGCCGACCGCCGCTACACGCCGTTCCAGGCGGCGCGTACGGCAGGCGTCTCCATGGACCTGGCGTCCCGGTTCTGGCGCGCCATGGGTTTCGCCGACATCGGACAGGCCAAGGCCCTCACCGAGGCCGACGTGCTGGCACTGCGCCGTCTCGCCGGACTCGTGGAGGCGGGGCTGCTCAGCGAGCCGATGGCGATCCAGGTGGCGCGCTCCACCGGGCAGACCACCGCCCGGCTGGCGGAATGGCAGATCGATTCCTTCCTGGAGGGGCTGACCGAGCCCCCGGAGCCGGGGATGACCCGTACCGAGGTCACGTATCCGCTGGTCGAGCTGCTCCTGCCCGAGCTGGAGGAGTTCCTGGTGTACGTGTGGCGGCGCCAGCTCGCCGCCGCGACGGGCCGGGTCGTGCAGGCCGCCGACGACGAGGAGATGGTCGACCGCCGGCTGGCCGTCGGCTTCGCCGACCTGGTCGGCTTCACCCGGCTGACCCGGCGGCTTGAGGAGGAGGCGCTCGGCGAGCTGGTCGAGTCGTTCGAGACGACCGCCGCCGACCTGGTCGCCGCCCACGGCGGGCGGCTCATCAAGACGCTCGGCGACGAAGTCCTCTTCGCCGCCGACGACGCGGGCACGGCCGCCGAGATAGCGCTTCGGCTGGTCGAGGCGATGGCACAGAACGAGAGCATGCCCGCGCTGCGCGTCGGCATCGCCTTCGGCACGGTCACCACCCGGATGGGCGATGTCTTCGGGACCACGGTGAATCTCGCCAGCCGGCTCACCTCGATAGCGCCGAAGGACGCCGTCCTGGTCGACGGGGCGTTCGCCAAGGAGCTCACCCGCACCGGTGACGCCCCGGCCTCCGAGGCGCAGGCGGCCGAGGAGGCGGCGGCAGCCGCCGAGCGGGCACGGCTGGCCGAGAAGGAGGGCCGGGAGTCCGATGAGCCGGCCCCGCCGCGCTACCGCTTCGGTCTCCAGCCGATGTGGCAGCGGCCGGTGCGTGGGCTCGGGGTCGTGGAGCCGTGGCTGCTGGCGCGGCGCAGCACTCCGGGTTCCGGCTGA
- a CDS encoding GGDEF domain-containing protein, whose amino-acid sequence MGGDDARLRAVVSLAQSMAAAYTPRESWRAAALRACEALDGSFAALSVWERDRGRLRVLVNAGERAEGEEEFPEEEAYPVHQFPEITEFLHERWAGGGEPDAWVETAEGTAAEGAPARGARPFCHQRVAALRRRGRGCCVVAPIVLHGRAWGELYVARSAGQPVFDRDDADFATVLAAVVAAGIAQTERLEEVRKLAFSDPLTGLANRRAVDIRLDEAVERHRADGTVVSLVVCDLNGLKAVNDTHGHAVGDRLLERFGSVLSLCGAMLPGALAARLGGDEFCLLTLGPEADDVVRVATELCERAAVLELGNGVACGVASTGDPIGPLRSARRLFRLADAAQYRAKAARSTRPVVAGRDGEVIRLADSPPKSAHDRRRLRGNRP is encoded by the coding sequence ATGGGTGGTGATGATGCGCGGCTACGGGCCGTGGTTTCGCTCGCACAGTCGATGGCCGCGGCCTACACGCCGCGGGAGTCGTGGCGTGCGGCGGCACTGAGGGCGTGCGAGGCGCTGGACGGCAGCTTCGCCGCGCTCTCCGTGTGGGAGCGCGATCGCGGACGGCTACGGGTTCTGGTGAACGCGGGCGAGCGGGCCGAGGGGGAGGAGGAGTTCCCCGAGGAGGAGGCGTATCCCGTGCACCAGTTCCCGGAGATCACCGAGTTCCTCCACGAGCGCTGGGCGGGGGGCGGTGAGCCCGACGCCTGGGTGGAGACCGCCGAGGGGACCGCGGCCGAGGGCGCTCCGGCGCGGGGCGCGCGGCCGTTCTGCCACCAGCGGGTCGCGGCCCTGCGCCGGCGCGGGCGCGGCTGCTGCGTGGTGGCGCCGATCGTGCTGCACGGCCGGGCCTGGGGCGAGCTGTACGTGGCGCGGTCGGCGGGGCAGCCGGTGTTCGACCGGGACGACGCCGACTTCGCGACCGTGCTGGCCGCCGTCGTCGCCGCCGGGATCGCCCAGACCGAGCGGCTGGAGGAGGTCCGCAAGCTGGCCTTCAGCGACCCGCTGACCGGCCTCGCGAACCGTCGCGCCGTCGACATCCGGCTCGACGAGGCGGTGGAGCGGCACCGCGCCGACGGCACCGTGGTCAGCCTGGTGGTCTGCGATCTGAACGGCCTGAAGGCGGTCAACGACACCCATGGGCATGCTGTCGGCGACCGTCTGCTGGAACGTTTCGGCTCGGTGCTGTCCCTGTGCGGGGCGATGCTGCCCGGAGCTCTGGCGGCACGCCTGGGCGGCGACGAGTTCTGTCTGCTGACCCTCGGGCCCGAGGCGGACGACGTGGTGCGGGTGGCCACGGAACTCTGTGAGCGCGCGGCCGTGCTCGAACTCGGCAACGGCGTCGCCTGCGGGGTCGCCTCGACCGGGGACCCCATCGGCCCGCTGCGCTCGGCGCGCAGGCTCTTCCGGCTGGCGGACGCGGCCCAGTACCGGGCGAAGGCGGCGCGCTCCACGAGGCCGGTGGTGGCCGGGCGCGACGGCGAGGTGATCCGGCTCGCCGACTCCCCGCCGAAGTCCGCCCACGACCGCCGCCGGCTGCGCGGCAACCGCCCGTGA
- a CDS encoding enoyl-CoA hydratase/isomerase family protein: protein MTVTSEQRFGEFVVVRRHVGQEHVAELVLDRPKAMNAVSTDMARSIGAACAALGADSGVRVTVLTSSHERAFCVGADLKERNSFTDAELVRQRPTARAAYTGVLELPMPTIAAVHGFALGGGFELALACDLIVADRTAVVGLPEVSVGVIPGGGGTQLLPRRVGAARAAELVFTARRVEAAEARELGLVDELVEAGRDRDEALALGGRIAANSPVGLRAAKRALRLGHGLDLRAGLEVEDAAWRSVAFSGDRAEGVAAFNEKRKPNWPGE from the coding sequence ATGACCGTCACGTCCGAGCAGCGGTTCGGGGAATTCGTCGTCGTGCGGCGCCACGTGGGCCAGGAGCACGTGGCCGAGCTGGTGCTCGACCGGCCCAAGGCGATGAACGCCGTGTCCACGGACATGGCCCGGTCGATCGGGGCCGCCTGCGCGGCGCTCGGCGCGGACAGCGGGGTACGGGTCACCGTGCTCACCTCCAGCCACGAGCGGGCCTTCTGCGTGGGCGCGGACCTCAAGGAGCGCAACTCCTTCACCGACGCCGAGCTGGTGCGGCAGCGGCCCACCGCCCGCGCCGCCTACACCGGCGTACTGGAGCTGCCGATGCCGACGATCGCGGCGGTGCACGGCTTCGCGCTCGGCGGTGGCTTCGAGCTGGCGCTCGCCTGCGATCTGATCGTGGCCGACCGCACGGCCGTCGTCGGCCTGCCCGAGGTGTCGGTCGGTGTCATTCCGGGCGGCGGCGGTACGCAGCTGCTGCCCCGTCGCGTCGGTGCGGCCCGCGCCGCCGAGCTGGTCTTCACCGCGCGGCGCGTGGAGGCGGCGGAGGCCCGGGAGCTGGGGCTCGTCGACGAGCTGGTCGAGGCGGGCCGGGACCGGGACGAGGCGCTGGCGCTCGGCGGGCGGATCGCCGCCAACTCGCCGGTGGGGCTGCGTGCGGCCAAGCGGGCGCTGCGGCTGGGGCACGGGCTGGATCTGCGGGCCGGCCTGGAGGTCGAGGACGCGGCCTGGCGGTCGGTGGCCTTCTCCGGGGACCGGGCCGAGGGTGTGGCCGCCTTCAACGAGAAGCGGAAGCCGAACTGGCCCGGTGAGTGA
- the hutH gene encoding histidine ammonia-lyase: MDMHTVVVGTSGTTAEDVIAVARADARVELSATAVEALAAARRIVDALAAKPEPVYGVSTGFGALASRHISPDLRAQLQRNIVRSHAAGMGPRVEREVVRALMFLRLKTVASGHTGVRPEVAQTMADVLNAGITPVVHEYGSLGCSGDLAPLSHCALTLMGEGDAEGPDGVVRPAGELLAAHGITPVELREKEGLALLNGTDGMLGMLVMALADLKNLYTSADITAALSLEALLGTDKVLAPELHAIRPHPGQGASADNMLRVLAGSGLTGHHQDDAPRVQDAYSVRCAPQVNGAGRDTLAYAAVVAERELAAAVDNPVVLPDGRVESNGNFHGAPVAYVLDFLAIVAADLGSISERRTDRLLDKNRSHGLPAFLADDAGVDSGLMIAQYTQAALVSEMKRLAVPASADSIPSSAMQEDHVSMGWSAARKLRTAVANLARIVAVEMYAATRAVELRAAQGLTPAPASLAAIEALRAAGVEGPGPDRFLAPDLAGADTFVREGKLVAAVEPVTGPLA; the protein is encoded by the coding sequence ATGGATATGCATACAGTCGTGGTGGGGACGTCCGGTACCACCGCCGAGGACGTCATCGCCGTGGCCCGCGCGGACGCCCGCGTCGAGCTCTCGGCCACCGCCGTGGAAGCGCTGGCCGCCGCACGCCGCATCGTGGACGCGCTCGCCGCCAAACCCGAGCCGGTCTACGGCGTCTCCACCGGCTTCGGCGCACTCGCCAGCCGCCACATCAGCCCCGACCTCCGCGCCCAGCTCCAGCGCAACATCGTGCGCTCGCACGCCGCCGGAATGGGCCCCCGCGTGGAGCGCGAGGTCGTCCGCGCCCTGATGTTCCTCCGGCTGAAGACGGTGGCCTCCGGCCACACCGGCGTACGCCCCGAGGTCGCACAGACGATGGCCGACGTGCTGAACGCGGGCATCACCCCCGTCGTCCACGAGTACGGCTCGCTCGGCTGCTCCGGCGACCTCGCCCCGCTCTCCCACTGCGCCCTCACCCTGATGGGCGAAGGCGACGCGGAGGGCCCCGACGGCGTCGTGCGCCCCGCGGGCGAGCTCCTCGCCGCCCACGGCATCACCCCCGTCGAACTGCGCGAGAAGGAGGGCCTGGCCCTCCTCAACGGCACCGACGGCATGCTCGGCATGCTCGTGATGGCCCTCGCCGACCTGAAGAACCTCTACACCTCGGCCGACATCACGGCGGCCCTCTCCCTGGAGGCCCTCCTCGGCACGGACAAGGTCCTCGCCCCGGAGCTGCACGCCATCCGCCCGCACCCCGGCCAGGGCGCCAGCGCCGACAACATGCTGCGGGTGCTCGCCGGGTCCGGCCTCACCGGCCACCACCAGGACGACGCCCCCCGCGTCCAGGACGCCTACTCCGTACGCTGCGCACCGCAGGTCAACGGCGCGGGACGCGACACCCTCGCGTACGCCGCCGTGGTCGCCGAGCGCGAGCTGGCCGCCGCCGTCGACAACCCCGTCGTCCTCCCGGACGGCCGGGTCGAGTCCAACGGGAACTTCCACGGCGCCCCCGTCGCGTACGTACTCGACTTCCTGGCGATCGTCGCCGCCGACCTCGGCTCGATCTCCGAGCGCCGCACCGACCGGCTGCTGGACAAGAACCGTTCGCACGGGCTGCCGGCGTTCCTCGCCGACGACGCCGGGGTCGACTCCGGCCTGATGATCGCCCAGTACACGCAGGCGGCCCTCGTCAGCGAGATGAAGCGGCTCGCAGTCCCCGCGTCCGCCGACTCGATCCCGTCCTCCGCGATGCAGGAGGACCACGTCTCCATGGGCTGGTCGGCGGCGCGCAAGCTCCGTACCGCGGTCGCCAACCTGGCCCGGATCGTCGCCGTCGAGATGTACGCGGCGACCCGCGCCGTCGAACTGCGCGCGGCCCAGGGGCTGACCCCGGCGCCCGCCTCGCTCGCCGCGATCGAGGCGCTGCGCGCGGCCGGTGTCGAGGGCCCGGGCCCCGACCGGTTCCTCGCCCCCGACCTGGCCGGTGCCGACACCTTCGTACGCGAGGGAAAGCTGGTCGCGGCCGTGGAGCCGGTCACCGGACCGCTGGCGTAG